Proteins encoded together in one candidate division WOR-3 bacterium window:
- the pstA gene encoding phosphate ABC transporter permease PstA, which yields MKRRPLTIQRLVWFLLALLTLFTLTILFFIIGYITAKGVPTLTPEFLFGMPERMGKEGGILPTIVSTIYLALLAIVIATPLGVGTAVYLTEYTRESALTRIIRFGADALAGVPSIIFGLFGFILFVIHLKMGWSILAGSLTLAVMILPTIIRTSEEAIRTVPYAYREVSYSLGGTKSQTILNVVLPNALPGILTGIILGLGRSVAETAAVIFTAGSSLRMPRSIFDPARTMAVHFYILAREGISMPRAYGTALLLIISILLINAFAYILMFRLTRRFR from the coding sequence ATGAAGCGCCGCCCCTTAACAATTCAGCGTCTCGTCTGGTTTCTCCTTGCCTTACTTACCCTCTTCACTCTGACAATCCTTTTCTTCATCATCGGTTACATAACCGCCAAAGGTGTGCCAACCCTGACCCCGGAGTTTCTCTTCGGGATGCCGGAACGGATGGGCAAAGAAGGTGGCATCCTGCCGACAATTGTTTCCACCATCTATCTTGCACTCCTTGCCATTGTCATCGCTACACCGCTCGGGGTCGGCACCGCCGTCTACCTGACCGAATACACAAGAGAATCAGCCCTGACCCGGATTATTCGCTTTGGCGCCGATGCCCTTGCTGGTGTTCCTTCAATTATCTTCGGCTTATTTGGGTTCATCCTCTTTGTCATTCATCTGAAGATGGGCTGGTCAATTCTTGCCGGTAGCCTTACCCTCGCCGTGATGATTCTCCCGACCATCATTCGCACCAGTGAAGAAGCGATTCGGACCGTACCCTATGCTTATCGGGAAGTCAGTTACTCGCTGGGAGGCACAAAATCCCAGACAATTCTCAATGTCGTACTGCCCAATGCCCTGCCCGGCATCCTAACCGGAATTATTCTCGGCTTGGGCAGGAGCGTTGCTGAAACGGCCGCGGTAATATTCACCGCCGGCTCATCCCTTCGCATGCCCCGTTCAATTTTCGACCCGGCACGTACAATGGCGGTTCACTTCTATATCCTTGCCCGGGAGGGAATCTCAATGCCCCGAGCCTACGGCACCGCCCTGCTCTTAATCATCTCCATCCTCTTAATCAACGCCTTCGCCTATATCCTTATGTTCCGTCTTACCCGCCGCTTCCGATAG
- a CDS encoding phosphate ABC transporter ATP-binding protein, with product MNEKITIQNLSVTADGKSILSNINLTILEHEIFSIIGPAHSGKTTLLRTINRLIETQPGFSRTGTLLLDGKDVLNWDIETLRRRVGLIFATPIPLPGTIFDNIAYGPRLKGIRNKRKLTEIVEHTLRAAFLWDEVKDRLFTSALRLSGGQQQRLCIARTLALDPEVVMMDEPCSGLDPISTAQIEDAMRQLKNRYTFILVTNNVKQAARVSDRVAFFLAGQLIEVNSAEIIFTRPADKRTDDYVSGRIG from the coding sequence ATGAACGAGAAAATTACCATTCAAAACCTCTCTGTTACCGCTGATGGTAAATCAATCCTCTCCAACATCAACCTCACCATCCTGGAGCATGAAATTTTCTCCATTATCGGTCCGGCTCACTCCGGCAAGACGACCCTTTTACGAACTATCAACCGGTTGATTGAAACCCAGCCCGGGTTTAGCCGAACCGGTACGCTACTCCTTGATGGTAAAGATGTACTTAATTGGGATATCGAAACATTACGCCGGCGGGTTGGGCTCATATTTGCCACTCCGATTCCACTACCGGGCACCATCTTTGACAACATCGCCTACGGTCCCAGGCTCAAGGGCATTCGCAACAAAAGAAAACTAACCGAGATTGTCGAACACACGCTGCGTGCTGCCTTCCTCTGGGATGAGGTAAAAGACCGCCTCTTCACTTCGGCACTGCGGCTCTCTGGCGGTCAGCAGCAAAGGCTCTGCATCGCTCGCACCCTCGCCCTTGACCCCGAGGTCGTAATGATGGATGAACCTTGTTCGGGCCTCGACCCCATCTCCACGGCACAGATTGAAGATGCTATGCGTCAGTTAAAAAACCGCTACACCTTCATTCTCGTAACCAACAATGTCAAACAGGCGGCACGGGTCTCGGACCGGGTTGCCTTTTTTCTCGCCGGTCAACTGATTGAAGTAAACTCAGCGGAAATCATCTTCACCCGCCCGGCAGACAAACGCACCGATGACTACGTCTCCGGACGCATCGGTTGA
- the pstB gene encoding phosphate ABC transporter ATP-binding protein PstB: MLTTTYAKLQTKNLNVFYGAFRAVQDVNINFPPCAITAIIGPSGCGKSTLLRSFNRMNELIEGARIRGEILLDGIDIYRLNVLELRQRVGMVFQRPNAFPFSVFDNVAYGPRIHGERRHSRLAEIVERSLRAVRLWDELKDHLHKNALTLTDEQRQRLCIARLLAVEPEVLLLDEPCSALDPIATLHIEELLRQLRAKYTIIIVTHNMQQAARVSDFTGFMLLGRLIEFGTTSQIFTKPKHTDTENYISGKFG, encoded by the coding sequence ATGTTAACCACCACCTACGCAAAACTCCAGACCAAAAACCTCAATGTGTTTTATGGCGCTTTCCGGGCGGTTCAGGATGTCAACATCAACTTCCCGCCGTGTGCCATCACCGCAATTATCGGACCTTCGGGTTGTGGTAAATCCACCCTCTTACGGAGTTTCAACCGGATGAACGAACTGATTGAAGGTGCTCGCATCCGGGGAGAAATTCTCCTTGACGGTATCGATATTTACCGACTCAATGTCCTGGAACTGCGCCAGCGCGTCGGCATGGTTTTTCAACGACCTAACGCCTTCCCGTTCTCGGTGTTCGACAATGTTGCCTATGGTCCACGAATCCACGGTGAAAGGCGTCACTCTCGACTTGCCGAAATCGTTGAACGCAGTTTGCGGGCTGTTCGTCTCTGGGACGAACTCAAAGACCACCTTCATAAAAATGCCTTAACCCTTACCGACGAACAGCGCCAGCGCCTCTGCATCGCCCGTTTACTAGCAGTTGAACCCGAAGTACTGCTCCTTGACGAACCCTGCTCGGCTCTCGACCCAATTGCCACTCTGCACATTGAAGAACTACTCCGCCAGCTCCGGGCGAAATACACTATTATCATCGTCACCCACAATATGCAACAAGCGGCACGGGTTTCAGACTTCACCGGATTTATGCTTCTGGGACGCCTTATTGAGTTCGGCACAACCAGCCAGATTTTTACCAAACCAAAACACACCGACACCGAAAACTACATTTCGGGAAAATTCGGCTAA
- a CDS encoding PstS family phosphate ABC transporter substrate-binding protein: MKKLLALITTFALSTSLIAGEIIVKGSDTMLNLVQRLAEGFAAVRGDVTVSVAGGGSGVGITAITNREVDIANASRAIKSKEISAARAQGVNPVEIVIALDGLAVIVNSKNPVKNLTVQQIGAIYRGEIKNWNEVGGPNKKIVLYGRQPNSGTFVFFREEVVKGEYASYMRQMNGNAQIVDAVKNDEGGIGYVGLGYIRNVEGIRPLAVAKSSQDQYISPLNEADVKSGAYPLTRPLYQYTNGKPKGQVLDFIRFELSPEGQKIVEEEGFVAVTQPYIEKNSKILQ; encoded by the coding sequence ATGAAAAAACTTCTTGCGTTAATAACAACCTTTGCCCTGAGCACATCGCTCATTGCGGGCGAAATTATCGTCAAGGGTTCAGACACAATGCTGAACCTCGTACAGCGGCTTGCTGAGGGATTTGCCGCGGTCCGTGGTGACGTCACGGTTTCGGTTGCGGGCGGTGGTTCCGGTGTCGGCATCACCGCAATCACCAACCGTGAGGTGGACATCGCCAACGCATCGCGCGCCATCAAATCAAAGGAAATTTCGGCGGCTCGCGCCCAGGGCGTGAATCCGGTTGAAATCGTTATCGCCCTTGACGGCTTAGCGGTTATCGTCAACAGTAAGAATCCGGTAAAGAACCTTACCGTTCAGCAAATCGGTGCCATATACCGCGGAGAAATCAAAAACTGGAACGAAGTCGGCGGTCCCAACAAGAAGATCGTCCTCTATGGCCGACAACCAAACTCCGGAACCTTCGTCTTCTTCCGGGAAGAAGTGGTTAAAGGGGAGTACGCATCTTATATGCGCCAGATGAACGGCAACGCCCAGATTGTTGATGCGGTTAAAAACGACGAAGGTGGCATTGGTTATGTGGGGCTGGGCTACATTCGTAATGTCGAAGGCATAAGACCTTTAGCGGTCGCAAAAAGTTCCCAAGACCAGTACATCTCTCCTTTGAACGAAGCCGATGTGAAAAGCGGTGCTTATCCTCTTACCCGACCTCTTTATCAGTACACCAACGGTAAACCCAAAGGTCAGGTGCTGGATTTTATTCGGTTTGAACTGAGCCCGGAAGGTCAGAAAATCGTTGAGGAAGAAGGGTTTGTTGCCGTCACCCAACCGTACATCGAAAAGAACAGTAAAATACTGCAGTGA
- the pstC gene encoding phosphate ABC transporter permease subunit PstC, giving the protein MKLRKKIDKFAGITFFVNAVLAAGVLFGILLFLFSYGVRAFIPAPGTDPGDPESQPLTIRGFLFGTVWNPDAYGKPHYGIIPLFLGSFLTTLIALIISVPLGIAGAIFIAERLTGWVRIGVKMVVELFAGFPSVVIGLFGLVVLAPIIARTFNLSSGLNLFTASIILALMSLPTIISVSEDALRVVPHSYREAAYALGASPWTTAIKVILPAARSGILAAVMLGFGRAIGETMAVLMVAGNAPIIPRSLFDPVRTITTTLAIELGETAANSIHFFSLFALGFVLFVIALATNLIAESLIRREKRSFTL; this is encoded by the coding sequence GTGAAACTGCGCAAGAAGATTGACAAATTCGCAGGAATAACCTTCTTTGTTAACGCTGTTTTGGCCGCCGGGGTCTTGTTTGGTATCCTTCTCTTTCTGTTCTCCTACGGCGTACGGGCTTTTATTCCAGCACCGGGAACTGACCCCGGCGACCCAGAATCCCAGCCGCTTACAATACGCGGGTTTCTATTTGGAACTGTTTGGAACCCTGATGCCTACGGCAAACCACACTACGGAATAATCCCGTTATTTCTGGGCAGCTTTTTAACAACACTTATCGCCCTCATTATTTCGGTCCCGCTTGGTATTGCCGGTGCCATATTTATCGCGGAACGACTAACCGGTTGGGTGCGCATCGGTGTTAAAATGGTAGTGGAACTCTTTGCCGGATTTCCCTCAGTAGTTATCGGCTTATTTGGACTGGTAGTTCTGGCGCCTATTATTGCTCGGACTTTTAACCTTTCATCCGGCTTGAACCTTTTCACCGCCAGTATCATCCTCGCATTGATGTCTCTCCCCACAATTATCTCAGTATCCGAAGATGCCCTGCGCGTTGTCCCTCACTCCTATCGGGAAGCAGCGTACGCCCTCGGAGCATCACCCTGGACTACCGCAATCAAGGTAATCCTACCGGCAGCGCGCTCCGGTATTCTGGCGGCGGTGATGCTTGGCTTTGGCCGGGCAATTGGTGAAACGATGGCAGTTTTAATGGTGGCGGGGAATGCACCCATCATTCCCCGCTCGCTTTTTGACCCGGTTCGCACCATTACTACAACCCTTGCCATTGAACTGGGCGAAACCGCTGCCAATTCCATCCACTTCTTCAGCCTTTTTGCCCTTGGTTTTGTCCTCTTTGTTATCGCCTTAGCGACCAACTTAATCGCCGAATCGTTAATCAGACGGGAAAAAAGGAGTTTCACTTTGTGA
- the pstA gene encoding phosphate ABC transporter permease PstA, translating to MNKTLPPPENYRRLNKKRFTSNIGFAILAIPLIIFILFIGFMVFYLFKNGINVVSWKFLTQPPEKGMTAGGIFPCIIGTLYVTFISLLFSVPVGLFSGIYLAEYAPNNIITQVMRSSIRALAGIPSIVYGLFGVALFIRAFQIGLSVLASGLTLGLMSLPWIITTVEESITAIPNSFREGALALGATKWESIRRNVLPYAFPGILTGVLLAIARTVGETAPILFTGVTYFTRQIPRTPLEKFMALPYHIFVLATQHDQLTKVRPIAFATAVVLLIFVLGFDIIAFFTRMRFAATNKWQV from the coding sequence GTGAACAAAACTCTTCCACCGCCCGAAAATTACCGTCGGCTAAACAAAAAGCGTTTCACCAGTAACATCGGCTTTGCCATCCTTGCCATCCCTTTAATAATTTTCATCCTTTTTATCGGTTTTATGGTTTTCTACCTATTCAAGAACGGTATCAATGTCGTATCCTGGAAATTTCTCACCCAGCCACCCGAAAAGGGAATGACCGCCGGCGGAATTTTCCCCTGTATCATCGGCACATTATATGTTACTTTTATATCGCTCCTGTTTTCTGTACCAGTCGGCCTGTTTTCCGGTATCTATCTTGCGGAGTACGCGCCAAACAACATTATTACTCAGGTTATGCGCAGCTCAATCCGCGCCCTTGCCGGTATTCCGAGTATTGTCTACGGACTTTTTGGAGTCGCTCTATTTATTCGAGCGTTCCAGATCGGCCTTTCGGTACTCGCGTCAGGATTAACCCTCGGGCTGATGAGCCTACCCTGGATTATTACAACGGTCGAGGAGTCTATTACGGCAATTCCCAACTCTTTTCGCGAAGGAGCACTCGCCCTGGGCGCAACTAAATGGGAGTCAATTCGGCGCAATGTTTTACCTTACGCATTCCCTGGCATTCTCACCGGCGTGCTCCTCGCTATCGCCCGCACCGTAGGTGAAACAGCGCCCATCCTGTTCACCGGCGTAACATATTTTACTCGTCAAATTCCCCGCACGCCCCTGGAAAAATTTATGGCGTTGCCCTATCATATCTTTGTTCTGGCAACCCAGCACGACCAACTTACCAAAGTGCGCCCGATTGCGTTCGCTACCGCGGTTGTATTACTGATTTTTGTACTCGGGTTTGACATCATCGCCTTTTTTACGAGAATGCGTTTTGCTGCAACTAACAAATGGCAGGTTTAA
- the pstB gene encoding phosphate ABC transporter ATP-binding protein PstB, protein MEKGHIEIRNLNLWFGTNHILKNISFTILPRTVTAIMGPSGCGKSTLLRSINRMNDLITDTRITGSILIDGEDIFREKVDVIELRKRVGMVFQKPNPFPKSIFENVAFGIKIHNLASGEEVSRRVKEALQLANLWDEVKHRLGDNAFSLSGGQQQRLCIARCLAVGPEIILLDEPASALDPFSTAKLEELIVQLKKYYTIVIVTHNLQQAARVSEYCAFLMLGELVEFGPTERIFTKPQDKRTEDFLTGKFG, encoded by the coding sequence ATGGAAAAAGGACATATTGAGATCAGGAATCTAAACCTCTGGTTTGGGACAAATCACATTCTTAAAAATATCTCGTTTACTATTTTACCCCGAACAGTAACCGCCATTATGGGTCCCTCGGGGTGTGGCAAGTCCACATTGCTGCGCAGCATCAACCGGATGAACGACCTCATCACCGATACAAGAATTACCGGCAGTATCCTGATCGATGGCGAAGATATTTTCCGCGAAAAGGTTGATGTTATTGAACTGCGCAAACGGGTGGGTATGGTTTTCCAGAAACCGAACCCCTTCCCCAAATCAATCTTTGAAAATGTCGCTTTCGGTATCAAAATTCATAACCTGGCATCGGGTGAGGAGGTGTCGCGCCGGGTTAAAGAAGCACTTCAGTTGGCAAACCTCTGGGACGAAGTTAAACACCGGCTGGGAGACAACGCCTTTTCCCTCTCCGGCGGACAACAACAGCGCCTCTGCATCGCGCGCTGTCTGGCTGTCGGTCCCGAAATTATACTTCTTGATGAACCGGCTTCTGCTCTTGACCCATTTTCTACGGCAAAACTGGAAGAACTAATTGTCCAGTTGAAGAAATATTACACCATCGTCATCGTCACCCACAACTTGCAACAGGCTGCTCGTGTATCAGAATACTGTGCCTTTTTAATGCTAGGTGAACTTGTAGAGTTCGGGCCGACGGAACGAATTTTTACTAAGCCGCAGGATAAGCGCACCGAAGATTTTCTAACCGGTAAGTTTGGCTAA